In Humulus lupulus chromosome 6, drHumLupu1.1, whole genome shotgun sequence, a single genomic region encodes these proteins:
- the LOC133783435 gene encoding uncharacterized protein LOC133783435, protein MYPIERSMGVYKQYVRNRARPEGSIAEAYVVNEALTFCSMYLRGVETRFNRPERNDDRVESQPNREYSIYKAVGRPFGKKSSMLLNPQLKQKAEWYILNNCAEIKEYLSEHMDELRRRGGSNLEVQQETDFPQWFKERVCVLVNSFLKPHLINPKLTFNVNVDR, encoded by the exons atgtatcccattgaacgttcgatgggagtttataaacagtatgtaagaaatcgtgcacgtccggaaggttcaatcgcagaagcttacgtggtgaacgaggctttaaccttttgctcaatgtacctgcggggggttgagactcgattcaatcgacctgagaggaatgacgatcgcgttgaatcccaaccaaatcgggaatattctatttataaggctgttggtcgtccatttggtaagaaatcaagtatgctcctcaatccgcagttaaagcaaaaggctgagtggtatatcttgaacaattgtgccgaaattaaggagtaccttag tgagcatatggatgaattaagaagacgggggggctcgaatcttgaagttcaacaagaaactgattttcctcagtggttcaaagaaagagtatgtgtattagtcaattcttttctgaaaccccacttaatcaatccaaaactaactttcaatgttaatgttgataggtga